From the genome of Arthrobacter alpinus, one region includes:
- the mshC gene encoding cysteine--1-D-myo-inosityl 2-amino-2-deoxy-alpha-D-glucopyranoside ligase — MKTWKSRPVPELPGTMPALFLHETTANSVSALPDGDQASLYVCGITPYDATHIGHAATYVAFDLLNRAWLDAGRAVNYVQNVTDIDDPLLERATRDGIDWRELAQEQTALFHADMEALNVVAPDHYIGAVEAIGWIVPQIQTLLSAGVAYAVPGHDGEPDGDIYFSVERASSAQHLKGADVPWWLGQVSGLSQEQMLPLFAERGGDPKRPGKHHPLDALLWRVAREGEPSWDGAALGAGRPGWHIECTVIAQRFLPEPFTVQGGGSDLIFPHHEMGAGHAFALSQVPMAQHYAHTGMVGLDGEKMSKSLGNLVLVSKLRADGVEPAAIRLAILNNHYRSDWSWTDALLSNATQQLATWRLALASTAQGSAKPLVTEIRNALAADLDAPRALAAVDHWAAQALATATANTSETSERDAALVSDAIEALLGVEI, encoded by the coding sequence GTGAAAACATGGAAATCACGTCCCGTTCCAGAATTGCCCGGCACCATGCCGGCCCTTTTCCTCCACGAGACGACAGCGAACTCAGTGTCCGCGCTACCCGACGGCGATCAGGCCAGCCTTTATGTCTGCGGAATTACCCCCTATGACGCCACCCATATTGGCCACGCAGCCACTTACGTTGCCTTTGATCTGCTTAACCGTGCCTGGCTCGACGCGGGACGCGCAGTCAACTATGTGCAAAATGTCACAGACATTGACGATCCCCTCCTCGAGCGGGCCACCCGCGATGGCATCGACTGGCGGGAATTGGCCCAGGAGCAAACCGCCCTGTTCCACGCGGACATGGAAGCCCTGAATGTTGTTGCCCCTGACCATTACATTGGCGCTGTCGAGGCCATCGGGTGGATCGTGCCCCAAATTCAGACACTCCTGAGCGCCGGGGTCGCCTACGCTGTTCCCGGCCACGACGGGGAGCCCGACGGCGACATTTACTTCTCCGTAGAGCGCGCCTCATCCGCACAGCACCTCAAAGGCGCCGACGTCCCTTGGTGGCTCGGCCAGGTATCGGGCCTGAGCCAAGAACAGATGCTACCGCTTTTTGCCGAACGGGGGGGAGACCCCAAGCGCCCTGGCAAGCACCACCCCCTCGATGCGTTGCTGTGGCGTGTGGCCCGCGAAGGCGAACCGTCCTGGGACGGTGCCGCCTTGGGTGCGGGGCGGCCCGGCTGGCATATCGAGTGCACAGTGATCGCCCAACGCTTCTTGCCCGAACCGTTCACCGTGCAAGGTGGCGGGTCCGATCTGATCTTCCCCCACCACGAGATGGGTGCCGGGCACGCCTTCGCTTTGAGCCAGGTGCCCATGGCACAGCACTACGCCCACACAGGCATGGTGGGCCTTGACGGCGAGAAGATGAGCAAGTCCTTGGGCAATCTGGTGTTGGTGTCCAAACTGCGCGCAGACGGTGTTGAGCCCGCGGCCATCCGCCTAGCCATTTTAAACAACCACTACCGTTCCGACTGGAGCTGGACCGACGCCTTGCTGAGCAACGCCACCCAGCAGCTGGCCACCTGGCGCCTAGCCCTGGCTAGCACAGCGCAAGGCTCGGCCAAACCACTTGTCACGGAGATCCGCAACGCCTTGGCTGCCGACTTGGATGCACCACGCGCCCTCGCCGCCGTCGACCATTGGGCCGCACAAGCCCTGGCCACTGCCACGGCCAACACTTCGGAAACATCCGAGCGTGACGCCGCCTTGGTTTCCGACGCCATCGAGGCGTTGCTCGGTGTGGAGATCTAA
- a CDS encoding site-2 protease family protein: MSRSTPAARPRREGLVIGSVRGTPIILANSWFVIAAFTVLVFGPQLQSVLPSLGWRAYLVAFAYALLLLFSVLIHELSHAVAAIMYGWPTHKIVLNLWGGHTEFDFNKATPGRAVVVAFVGPISNFVLAGLGWLLQTVVPVDSSSLGLVVTHLLISIFIWANLLIGAFNVLPGLPLDGGRLVESIVWKATGNQEKGTVAAGWAGRVIVILGLAGAAALSYANGTQPSLTTAFIVVLLAGFLWMGASASIKGASIRLRLPAITASALATPAVGASIDFSVAQLWSVRAQHPSEPIVLCSADGRPAALVDEYALANVPPNVAAHTLAPAVARSLSAGAYVPASAAGAELIQYLSALPDTEYAVIDEHGRVTGLLSQAKVVAAITGK; this comes from the coding sequence ATGAGCCGGTCAACACCGGCGGCAAGGCCACGGCGCGAAGGCCTGGTGATCGGCTCCGTTCGTGGTACACCCATCATCTTGGCCAATTCGTGGTTTGTCATTGCAGCTTTCACCGTCCTCGTGTTTGGCCCCCAACTGCAATCGGTGCTGCCGAGCCTTGGCTGGCGTGCCTACCTGGTGGCTTTTGCGTACGCACTGTTGCTGCTGTTCTCGGTGCTCATCCATGAACTGTCCCACGCCGTCGCAGCCATCATGTACGGCTGGCCCACGCACAAGATTGTCCTAAACCTTTGGGGCGGCCACACAGAGTTCGACTTCAACAAGGCCACACCCGGACGTGCCGTGGTGGTTGCCTTTGTTGGCCCCATCTCCAATTTTGTGCTGGCCGGTTTGGGCTGGCTGCTCCAAACGGTCGTGCCAGTGGACTCCTCCTCGCTGGGCCTTGTGGTGACGCACCTGCTGATCAGCATCTTCATTTGGGCCAACCTGCTCATCGGTGCCTTCAACGTGCTCCCCGGCCTTCCACTCGACGGAGGGCGCCTCGTGGAATCAATCGTCTGGAAGGCCACCGGAAACCAGGAAAAGGGCACCGTGGCGGCCGGTTGGGCGGGGAGGGTTATTGTCATCCTCGGCCTGGCCGGCGCTGCCGCACTCAGCTATGCAAACGGCACCCAACCGTCCCTGACAACGGCTTTCATCGTGGTGTTGTTGGCCGGTTTTTTGTGGATGGGCGCCTCGGCCTCCATCAAGGGGGCCTCGATCCGTCTTCGCCTGCCAGCCATCACCGCCTCAGCCCTGGCCACCCCGGCAGTGGGGGCATCCATCGATTTCAGCGTGGCACAACTGTGGTCGGTGCGGGCCCAGCACCCCAGCGAACCAATTGTTCTGTGTTCCGCCGACGGCCGACCGGCGGCACTTGTTGACGAGTACGCGCTGGCCAATGTGCCCCCCAACGTTGCCGCACACACCCTGGCTCCCGCTGTGGCGCGCTCCTTGTCCGCTGGTGCCTATGTGCCTGCGTCAGCGGCGGGGGCCGAACTTATCCAGTACCTTTCTGCGCTTCCGGACACCGAGTATGCCGTCATCGACGAGCACGGCCGTGTCACTGGACTGCTTAGCCAGGCCAAGGTGGTTGCCGCCATCACCGGCAAATAG
- a CDS encoding HAD family hydrolase: MRLSTAPAMHAEALTSADAPTDLKAALWDMDGTLVDSEPYWIAAEMDLVGAHGGHWSLDQSYAMVGNALETTAAILQEAGVALPIREIVDFLTASVTAAIRQEIPWRPGAKELLAQLHGRGVRCVLVTMSEASMAQVVVDALAEPYFEFMVTGDQVDNGKPHPEPYLRAMDLLRASDPSLGAHHCVALEDSVPGVASALAALVPTIAIPHIVPLGEDPRRTTWDTLVGKTHDDVAAVLSAKPTFNGAKA; the protein is encoded by the coding sequence ATGCGTTTATCGACTGCACCAGCCATGCACGCGGAGGCCCTGACCTCCGCTGATGCCCCGACTGACCTCAAAGCCGCCCTCTGGGACATGGACGGCACACTTGTGGATAGCGAACCGTATTGGATTGCCGCTGAGATGGACCTTGTCGGAGCACACGGCGGCCACTGGAGTCTTGATCAGTCCTATGCGATGGTCGGCAACGCGCTTGAGACAACGGCAGCCATCCTCCAGGAGGCCGGCGTGGCCCTGCCTATCCGCGAGATAGTCGACTTCCTCACGGCTTCGGTCACGGCCGCCATCCGGCAGGAGATTCCGTGGCGCCCGGGGGCCAAGGAACTCCTGGCACAGTTGCACGGCCGCGGTGTGCGCTGCGTCCTTGTCACCATGAGCGAGGCCTCCATGGCGCAGGTGGTTGTGGACGCGTTGGCGGAACCATATTTCGAATTCATGGTCACCGGGGACCAAGTGGACAACGGCAAGCCCCACCCCGAACCGTATCTGAGGGCCATGGATCTGCTCCGGGCCAGCGATCCTTCCCTGGGTGCCCACCACTGCGTGGCCCTTGAGGATTCGGTCCCTGGTGTGGCCTCCGCCCTCGCCGCCCTGGTCCCCACCATCGCCATCCCGCATATTGTTCCCTTGGGCGAGGACCCCCGCCGCACCACCTGGGACACGCTCGTGGGCAAGACGCACGACGACGTCGCTGCCGTCTTGTCCGCCAAGCCCACCTTCAACGGGGCGAAGGCATGA
- a CDS encoding ubiquitin-like protein Pup, which yields MASQEQKNVSSRTEEEQVDQTPLPTPAPGSGAGQDATSGVDDLLDEIDGVLESNAEEFVRGFVQKGGQ from the coding sequence ATGGCTTCGCAGGAACAAAAGAACGTCTCTTCCCGGACCGAGGAAGAACAAGTTGACCAGACACCGCTGCCCACTCCGGCGCCGGGATCCGGGGCCGGGCAGGACGCGACCTCGGGTGTCGATGACCTCCTTGATGAGATTGACGGCGTATTGGAATCCAACGCGGAGGAGTTTGTCCGCGGCTTCGTCCAAAAGGGCGGGCAGTAG
- the arc gene encoding proteasome ATPase yields MSEATNSTPGTSGEGAPGSQGAPYSAGPGQQAVLERQLNVLREKARTLDRQLSSATQNNSRLVAMLESAKTEILKLRSALEHDGQPPYGFATIVALNPRGSTVTEESIDIFASGRKMRVGLSPLLPIRELRVGQEVLLNEAFTVIAGLGFERVGELVTVKELLGTDRVLVTGRADEERVVRLSGALQEGRLRVGDALTLDGKTGYALEKIPRSEVENLILEEVPDISYSDIGGLTSQIEQIRDAVELPFLHPDLYREHGLKAPKGILLYGPPGCGKTLIAKAVANSLAKRAAERSGIKDQKSYFLNIKGPELLDKYVGETERQIRLIFARAREKAADGSAVVVFFDEMDSLFRTRGTGISSDVETTIVPQLLSEIDGVERLDNVIVIGASNREDMIDPAILRPGRLDVKVKIHRPDAEAAADIFAKYVTTALPFHHVDVEANNGSLSDTVEAMIQRTVEAMYATDKANEYLEVTYANGDTEMLYFKDFNSGAVIQNVVDRAKKYAIKDLLLSGERGIRIEHMLRAVVDEFREHEDMPNTTNPDDWARISGKKGERITYIRTIVQSKEGQVPGKSLETVTNTGQYL; encoded by the coding sequence ATGAGCGAAGCAACTAACTCCACCCCCGGCACCTCGGGGGAGGGCGCCCCGGGCTCCCAGGGGGCACCGTATTCGGCGGGCCCAGGACAGCAGGCTGTCCTGGAACGCCAGCTAAACGTTCTCCGGGAGAAGGCACGCACCCTTGATCGCCAGCTTTCCTCGGCCACGCAAAACAACTCCCGCCTCGTGGCAATGTTGGAGAGCGCAAAGACCGAGATCCTGAAACTGCGCTCTGCCCTGGAACACGACGGGCAGCCGCCTTACGGGTTCGCCACCATCGTGGCGCTCAACCCGCGGGGATCAACCGTCACCGAGGAAAGTATCGACATCTTCGCGTCGGGACGCAAAATGCGCGTGGGCCTGAGCCCGTTGCTGCCCATCCGCGAACTGCGTGTGGGACAGGAGGTGCTGCTCAATGAGGCCTTCACGGTCATCGCCGGGCTCGGTTTTGAGCGAGTTGGTGAACTTGTCACCGTCAAGGAACTCCTGGGCACCGACCGGGTCCTGGTGACAGGCCGGGCGGATGAGGAACGGGTCGTGCGACTCTCCGGGGCCCTGCAGGAGGGCCGCCTTCGTGTGGGCGATGCCCTGACTCTTGACGGGAAAACCGGCTACGCCCTGGAAAAAATTCCCCGCTCCGAGGTGGAGAACCTGATCCTGGAGGAAGTACCGGATATTTCCTATTCGGACATTGGCGGGTTGACCTCGCAGATCGAACAAATCCGCGACGCCGTCGAACTGCCGTTCCTGCACCCTGACCTGTACAGGGAGCACGGGCTCAAGGCGCCCAAGGGCATTTTGCTCTATGGTCCCCCCGGCTGCGGCAAGACCCTGATTGCCAAGGCCGTGGCCAACTCACTGGCCAAACGCGCCGCCGAACGCTCCGGGATCAAGGACCAAAAGAGCTATTTCCTGAACATCAAGGGCCCGGAGCTTTTGGACAAGTACGTGGGCGAGACCGAACGCCAAATCCGTCTGATCTTCGCCCGGGCCAGGGAAAAAGCGGCCGATGGCAGCGCCGTCGTTGTCTTCTTCGACGAGATGGACTCGCTGTTCCGTACGCGCGGTACCGGCATCTCCTCAGACGTTGAAACCACCATCGTCCCCCAGCTGCTCAGCGAAATTGACGGTGTCGAACGGTTGGACAACGTCATTGTCATTGGCGCCTCCAACCGGGAGGACATGATTGACCCTGCCATTTTGCGGCCCGGCCGGCTGGATGTAAAAGTCAAAATCCACCGCCCCGACGCCGAGGCCGCTGCGGATATCTTTGCCAAATATGTCACCACGGCGCTGCCCTTCCACCACGTTGACGTGGAAGCCAACAACGGCAGCCTCAGCGACACCGTGGAGGCCATGATCCAGCGCACAGTGGAGGCCATGTACGCCACCGACAAGGCCAACGAGTACCTGGAAGTCACGTACGCCAACGGCGACACCGAGATGCTGTACTTCAAGGACTTCAACTCCGGGGCCGTGATTCAAAATGTGGTGGACCGGGCCAAGAAATATGCCATCAAGGACCTGCTCCTCAGCGGTGAAAGGGGCATCAGGATAGAGCACATGCTCAGGGCTGTGGTCGACGAGTTCCGTGAGCACGAGGACATGCCCAACACCACCAACCCCGATGACTGGGCGCGGATCTCGGGGAAGAAAGGGGAGCGGATCACGTACATCCGCACCATCGTCCAAAGCAAGGAAGGCCAGGTGCCGGGAAAGAGCCTGGAGACGGTGACCAACACGGGCCAGTACCTGTGA
- the prcB gene encoding proteasome subunit beta → MDAEQRGAWPSITVSGASSSFLDYVSASNPGLLPFGRTLPAGTLPPTPHGTTIAALTFDGGVLMAGDRRATMGSMIANRHIEKVFPADRFSVLGIAGTAGIAIDIVRLFQVELEHYEKIEGTLLSLEGKANRLGAMIRANLPMALQGLSVVPVFAGVEAGASVGRLFSYDVTGGRYEELEHHSVGSGSVFARGALKKLWRPGMDKDAAVAVAVEALIDAADDDCATGGPDLIRKLWPVVYVVTDDGAQRVSSDILAAVVGTVVDRQTTERREA, encoded by the coding sequence ATGGACGCCGAGCAGAGGGGCGCCTGGCCGTCGATAACAGTCTCGGGGGCGTCGTCGTCGTTCCTTGACTATGTCAGCGCAAGCAACCCTGGGCTCTTGCCGTTTGGGCGCACGCTTCCTGCCGGGACGCTGCCGCCCACACCACACGGCACCACCATCGCGGCCCTGACCTTCGACGGCGGGGTTCTCATGGCGGGGGACCGGCGCGCCACAATGGGTTCCATGATAGCCAACAGGCACATTGAAAAAGTGTTCCCCGCGGACAGGTTCTCGGTGCTCGGCATTGCCGGGACGGCCGGGATTGCCATTGACATTGTGCGCTTGTTTCAGGTGGAGCTTGAACACTACGAGAAGATCGAGGGGACCTTACTGAGCCTTGAGGGCAAGGCCAACAGGCTCGGCGCCATGATCCGCGCCAACCTGCCCATGGCGCTGCAAGGGCTTTCCGTTGTTCCCGTGTTCGCAGGGGTGGAGGCCGGGGCTTCGGTGGGCAGGCTCTTCTCCTACGACGTCACCGGGGGCCGTTACGAGGAGCTCGAGCACCACAGTGTCGGCTCCGGATCCGTCTTTGCCCGTGGCGCACTAAAGAAACTGTGGCGCCCTGGCATGGACAAGGACGCCGCCGTCGCCGTAGCCGTGGAGGCGTTGATTGACGCCGCGGACGATGACTGCGCCACGGGCGGTCCGGACCTAATCCGCAAACTGTGGCCGGTGGTTTACGTTGTCACCGACGACGGCGCCCAACGGGTGAGCTCGGATATATTGGCCGCCGTGGTGGGTACCGTTGTGGACAGACAGACCACTGAGCGAAGGGAGGCTTAG
- a CDS encoding tRNA (adenine-N1)-methyltransferase — MSKIDPHTAASAAKETALPHGAAARRGPFRAGERVQLTDERGRMNTITLTPGTAYHTHKGFLNHDTLIGQPEGSMVESNVGQQYQALRPLLSDFVLSMPRGAAVVYPKDAGQIITMGDIYPGARVVEAGVGSGALSISLLRAVGDSGYLHSFERREEFADIARGNVETIFDGPHPAWKISLGDFQDQVVAQEAPGSIDRVVLDMLAPWECLDAVATVLAPGGVWINYVATVTQLSRTAEAIRADGRFTEPDAWESMVRGWHLEGLAVRPDHRMVAHTGFLMVTRRLADGVTGMTLKRRASKTDFAQEDLDAWTPAAVGERSVSDKKLRRAARDASSTVQTRRNISQAEADEAHGTLPEH; from the coding sequence ATGAGCAAGATCGATCCCCACACCGCAGCGTCCGCTGCCAAGGAAACAGCCCTTCCACACGGCGCCGCCGCACGCAGGGGGCCGTTCCGGGCAGGCGAGCGGGTACAGCTCACCGACGAGCGGGGGCGCATGAACACCATCACGCTCACGCCGGGAACCGCCTACCACACGCACAAGGGCTTCTTGAATCATGACACCTTGATTGGCCAGCCCGAGGGTTCCATGGTTGAAAGCAACGTGGGCCAGCAGTACCAGGCACTGCGCCCCCTACTCTCTGACTTTGTGCTCTCCATGCCTCGCGGTGCCGCAGTGGTTTATCCCAAGGACGCCGGCCAGATCATCACCATGGGGGACATATACCCCGGTGCGCGCGTTGTGGAAGCCGGCGTCGGTTCCGGCGCCCTGTCCATCTCCTTGCTGCGCGCAGTGGGCGACAGCGGCTACCTGCACTCCTTTGAGCGACGGGAAGAGTTCGCCGACATTGCCCGCGGCAATGTCGAAACCATCTTCGACGGTCCGCACCCGGCCTGGAAGATCTCCCTGGGCGACTTCCAGGACCAGGTGGTGGCTCAGGAGGCCCCCGGCAGCATTGACCGGGTGGTCCTGGACATGCTGGCACCGTGGGAGTGCCTTGACGCCGTGGCCACCGTGCTGGCCCCAGGCGGGGTGTGGATCAACTACGTGGCCACCGTCACCCAGCTTTCCCGGACGGCCGAAGCCATCCGCGCGGACGGTCGCTTCACCGAACCCGACGCCTGGGAGTCAATGGTTCGTGGCTGGCATTTGGAGGGGCTTGCCGTTCGCCCGGACCACCGCATGGTGGCCCACACTGGCTTCTTGATGGTGACTCGCCGGCTTGCCGACGGTGTCACCGGCATGACCTTGAAGCGCCGGGCGTCCAAGACGGACTTTGCCCAGGAGGATCTTGACGCGTGGACTCCCGCGGCAGTGGGCGAACGCTCCGTCTCCGATAAGAAGTTGCGCCGGGCCGCCCGCGACGCGTCCTCCACCGTCCAGACGCGGCGCAATATCAGCCAAGCCGAGGCTGATGAGGCGCACGGCACACTCCCGGAGCACTAA
- a CDS encoding PAC2 family protein, protein MQRLPRPAGGSEPVTVLIAAFEGWNDAGEAASDALKYLHHLWGAKRVAVIEPDEYYDFQFTRPEVRYTGSGTRKIKWPLTKIAKVTVPGTNLDVIFVHGIEPSYRWRAYTAELLAKAAELNVDYVLLVGALLADVPHSRPIPVTATCDDEDLRSRLDLEASAYEGPVGIVGVLNELALLAGLPTISLWAAVPHYVAQAPSPKAQLALLNKLEDFLQVPLPTGDLAEDAQAWERGVNELAAGDAEIAAYVRQLEETKDTEDLPEATGESIAKEFERYLRRRGKEQT, encoded by the coding sequence TTGCAGCGATTGCCTAGGCCCGCCGGCGGTAGCGAACCCGTCACTGTCCTCATTGCGGCGTTTGAAGGGTGGAACGACGCCGGTGAGGCGGCCAGTGACGCGCTGAAGTACCTCCATCATTTGTGGGGTGCCAAGCGTGTGGCCGTGATCGAACCAGACGAATATTATGACTTTCAGTTCACCCGCCCCGAAGTGCGCTACACAGGTTCAGGGACCCGCAAGATCAAGTGGCCACTGACCAAGATTGCTAAGGTAACGGTGCCCGGAACGAACCTGGACGTCATCTTTGTTCACGGGATCGAGCCCTCCTACAGGTGGCGGGCCTACACGGCGGAGCTGCTGGCCAAGGCTGCGGAGCTGAACGTGGACTATGTTCTGCTGGTGGGTGCCCTGCTCGCCGATGTCCCCCATTCACGGCCCATACCCGTGACCGCCACCTGCGACGATGAGGACTTGCGGAGCCGGCTGGATCTGGAAGCCTCCGCCTACGAAGGTCCCGTGGGCATTGTGGGTGTGCTCAACGAGTTGGCGCTGCTGGCAGGCCTGCCCACTATTTCACTGTGGGCTGCCGTACCCCACTATGTGGCCCAGGCACCCTCGCCGAAGGCGCAACTGGCACTCTTGAATAAGCTTGAAGATTTCCTGCAGGTTCCGCTGCCCACAGGGGATTTGGCCGAGGACGCGCAGGCGTGGGAACGCGGGGTCAATGAACTCGCTGCCGGGGATGCCGAGATAGCCGCGTACGTGCGCCAGCTCGAAGAGACCAAGGACACCGAAGACCTGCCCGAAGCGACGGGTGAGTCAATCGCCAAGGAGTTTGAGCGTTATCTGCGCCGCCGCGGCAAAGAGCAGACTTAA
- the dop gene encoding depupylase/deamidase Dop, producing the protein MGAETEYGIHTPGSSAFNATWLSTQVVHAYSQETGHRAAAGGETRWDYTDEDPLADARGWVTPRPDAHPSQLTDEETELTAAQIALEGGEVPEQSGPLMMNMVLGNGARLYVDHAHPEYSSPEVTNPLDAVRWDAAGDLVALAAIRRIAATPGLPAINLYKNNTDNKSVSYGSHENYLMPRAVPFSSIVAGLTPFFVTRALICGAGRVGRGQDGSGVGFQISARADFFEAEVGLETTIRRPIINTRDEPHAVADKYRRLHVIIGDANLSQVSNYLKFGTTALVLDMIEHGTAPQLRFADPVESLKDVSYDWKLEQTHLLADGQRLSALEVQWLYLKAAKAHTSANGSSDPVTGDGHTEAVLATWEGVLNALGTDPMSLSGQVEWVAKLKLLQQYRARDAMEWDDPRLGLIDLQWSDVRPEKGLYYKLLERGRMERLVSDESIAHAAVQPPTDTRAYFRGQCIQRFGANVVGASWDSVIFELPQQRKLQRVATKEPLRGTKDLTGELFENSPDAATFLARLLSVTH; encoded by the coding sequence ATGGGTGCCGAGACCGAATATGGCATCCACACTCCCGGCAGTTCGGCGTTCAACGCCACCTGGCTTTCCACCCAGGTGGTGCACGCCTATTCCCAAGAGACCGGGCACCGGGCGGCGGCCGGGGGAGAGACCCGCTGGGACTATACGGATGAGGACCCTCTCGCCGACGCCAGGGGCTGGGTCACCCCGCGCCCGGACGCCCACCCCAGCCAGCTCACAGATGAGGAAACCGAACTGACGGCCGCCCAAATTGCGTTGGAAGGCGGGGAGGTGCCCGAGCAGTCGGGCCCGCTGATGATGAACATGGTGTTGGGAAACGGGGCCCGGCTCTACGTTGACCATGCCCATCCCGAATACTCTTCCCCCGAGGTCACCAACCCGCTGGACGCCGTGCGCTGGGATGCTGCCGGGGACCTGGTGGCATTGGCGGCCATCCGCCGTATTGCGGCAACACCGGGGCTCCCAGCCATCAATCTGTACAAGAACAACACGGACAACAAGTCCGTGTCCTACGGCAGCCATGAAAACTATTTGATGCCCCGGGCGGTCCCCTTTAGCAGCATCGTGGCCGGACTGACCCCCTTCTTTGTCACCCGGGCGCTGATCTGTGGTGCCGGCCGGGTTGGACGCGGCCAGGATGGTTCCGGGGTCGGTTTTCAAATCAGTGCCCGCGCTGACTTCTTCGAGGCCGAGGTGGGGTTGGAGACCACCATTCGCCGCCCCATCATCAACACCCGCGACGAACCCCACGCGGTCGCCGACAAATACCGGCGCCTGCACGTGATAATAGGAGATGCAAACCTCAGCCAGGTTTCGAACTATCTCAAGTTCGGCACCACTGCCCTGGTATTGGACATGATTGAACACGGCACGGCGCCGCAACTTCGTTTCGCCGATCCTGTGGAGTCCCTGAAGGATGTCAGCTACGACTGGAAACTAGAGCAGACCCATCTGCTCGCCGACGGGCAGCGGCTCAGCGCACTGGAGGTGCAGTGGCTGTATTTGAAAGCGGCCAAGGCCCATACCTCCGCGAATGGGTCAAGCGACCCCGTTACCGGCGACGGGCATACCGAAGCCGTCCTAGCCACGTGGGAAGGAGTGCTGAACGCTTTGGGCACGGATCCCATGAGCCTGTCGGGGCAGGTGGAATGGGTGGCAAAACTGAAGCTACTTCAGCAGTACCGTGCCCGGGACGCCATGGAATGGGATGATCCGCGGCTCGGGCTGATCGACCTGCAGTGGTCCGATGTCCGCCCGGAGAAGGGGTTGTATTACAAGCTGTTGGAGCGCGGACGCATGGAACGGCTTGTCAGCGACGAGTCCATCGCCCACGCAGCCGTGCAGCCGCCCACCGATACCCGGGCCTACTTCCGGGGTCAGTGTATCCAGCGATTTGGGGCCAATGTGGTGGGTGCCAGCTGGGATTCGGTGATCTTTGAATTACCCCAGCAGCGCAAGCTCCAACGCGTCGCCACCAAGGAGCCCCTGCGTGGCACCAAAGACTTAACGGGAGAGCTGTTTGAGAACAGCCCCGACGCCGCCACTTTCTTGGCCCGGCTGCTTTCAGTCACGCACTAG
- a CDS encoding undecaprenyl-diphosphate phosphatase, whose amino-acid sequence MNWLEAAILGLIQGLTEFLPISSSAHLFVVGKFLPTGADPGAAFTAVSQLGTETAVIVFFWRDIVRIITAWFGSLRGKVPRNDPDVRMGWLVIIGSLPIAALGVIFQSQIESTLRNLWIVATTLIVFGLILAVADNVASQERELKDLSLKHGIIYGFAQALALIPGVSRSGGTITAGLLMGYTRESAARYSFLLAIPAVFGSGFYELYKIFAKHEGAQGPFGIGEIALATVIAFVVGYLIIGWFLKFISTKSFRPFVWYRIALGLALYLLLGLGVITA is encoded by the coding sequence GTGAACTGGTTAGAAGCGGCCATCTTGGGCCTCATCCAAGGATTGACGGAATTTCTTCCTATCTCCTCAAGCGCCCACCTCTTTGTCGTCGGCAAGTTTCTGCCCACCGGGGCCGACCCCGGGGCCGCGTTCACCGCCGTCAGCCAATTGGGTACCGAGACGGCTGTCATCGTCTTCTTCTGGCGCGACATCGTCCGCATCATCACGGCCTGGTTCGGCTCCCTGCGCGGAAAAGTGCCCCGTAACGATCCAGACGTCCGCATGGGCTGGCTGGTCATCATTGGCAGCCTGCCCATCGCCGCGTTGGGCGTCATCTTCCAAAGCCAGATTGAATCAACGCTGCGCAACTTGTGGATAGTGGCCACCACCCTCATCGTGTTTGGCCTGATCCTGGCCGTTGCTGACAATGTTGCCAGCCAGGAACGCGAGCTCAAGGACCTCTCGCTCAAACACGGCATCATCTACGGCTTCGCTCAGGCCCTGGCCCTGATCCCCGGCGTTTCTCGCTCCGGAGGAACCATTACCGCAGGGCTGCTGATGGGCTACACGCGCGAATCAGCCGCAAGGTATTCGTTCCTGCTCGCGATTCCCGCCGTCTTTGGCAGCGGCTTTTACGAGCTGTATAAGATCTTTGCCAAACACGAGGGCGCCCAGGGCCCGTTTGGTATCGGTGAAATTGCTCTCGCCACCGTCATTGCCTTCGTTGTGGGCTATCTGATCATCGGATGGTTCCTGAAGTTCATCTCCACCAAAAGCTTCCGGCCCTTCGTCTGGTACCGGATAGCCCTTGGCCTGGCGCTCTACTTACTTCTCGGACTGGGCGTCATCACCGCTTAG